In Nocardioides sp. zg-1228, a single window of DNA contains:
- a CDS encoding cold-shock protein, with amino-acid sequence MAQGTVKWFNAEKGFGFIAQEDGGDDVFVHYSAIQSNGYKSLDENQKVEFDVTQGPKGPQAENVRPL; translated from the coding sequence ATGGCTCAAGGCACCGTGAAGTGGTTCAACGCCGAGAAGGGTTTCGGCTTCATCGCGCAGGAGGACGGCGGCGACGACGTGTTCGTGCACTACTCGGCCATCCAGTCCAACGGCTACAAGTCGCTGGACGAGAACCAGAAGGTCGAGTTCGACGTCACCCAGGGTCCCAAGGGCCCCCAGGCGGAGAACGTCCGTCCGCTCTGA
- a CDS encoding RNA degradosome polyphosphate kinase, translating to MSDPATLTSAVSPSAEEGPVTQPFGHPTDTFDVEPPYRPDAEAIQAVEKFDDRFIDREISWVRFNQRVLELAEDPALPLLERARFLAIFASNLDEFFMVRVAGLKRRIAAGVAVRAASGLMPREQLERLWVESRQLMERHARALGDLLPELGAQGIEILRWSELDRDEQKVCKKLFKDRIFPVLTPLAVDPAHPFPYISGLSLNLAVVVRHPETGTEHFARVKVPPTFGRFVGLGNQRFVPIEDVIGEHLKKLFPGMDVLGSHTFRVTRNEDLEVEEDDAENLLKALEKELQRRRFGPPVRLEVEESMDPKVLDLLVSELGVGRGEVVSLPGPLDLTGLHSIADLPRDDLKYAAFLPTTHPSLAEVESSSPVDVFDAVSRRDVLLHHPYDSFATSVQRFLEQAAADPHVLAIKQTLYRTSGDSPIIEALIDAAEAGKQVLVVVEIKARFDEQANIRWARKLEQAGCHVVYGLVGLKTHCKLSMVVRDEPVGIRRYVHLGTGNYNPKTARLYEDLGLLTADPEIGEDVALLFNNLSGISRNRTYDHLLVAPHSVRDGLIAQIHQEIAHHQAGRPAGIRFKANSVVDEAVIDALYLASQAGVRVEMLIRGICALRPGVPGLSETVRVRSILGRFLEHSRIFWFDNGGEPAAWIGSADMMHRNLDRRVEVLVRLSDPHVVQAIRSLLDLALDPDTTAWELGSDGEWVLHRGRRHLQDELIARQRARRR from the coding sequence ATGTCCGACCCGGCCACCCTGACCAGCGCTGTGTCCCCCTCGGCGGAGGAGGGACCGGTCACCCAACCGTTCGGGCACCCCACCGACACCTTCGACGTCGAGCCGCCCTACCGCCCCGACGCCGAGGCGATCCAGGCCGTGGAGAAGTTCGACGACCGGTTCATCGACCGCGAGATCTCCTGGGTGCGCTTCAACCAGCGCGTCCTCGAGCTCGCCGAGGACCCCGCCCTGCCGCTGCTCGAGCGCGCCCGCTTCCTCGCGATCTTCGCCAGCAACCTCGACGAGTTCTTCATGGTCCGCGTCGCCGGTCTCAAGCGCCGCATCGCCGCGGGCGTCGCCGTACGGGCCGCCAGCGGGTTGATGCCGCGCGAGCAGCTCGAGCGGCTGTGGGTCGAGAGCCGGCAGCTGATGGAGCGCCACGCCCGCGCGCTCGGCGACCTCCTCCCCGAGCTCGGCGCGCAGGGCATCGAGATCCTGCGCTGGTCCGAGCTCGACCGCGACGAGCAGAAGGTGTGCAAGAAGCTCTTCAAGGACCGGATCTTCCCCGTCCTGACCCCCCTCGCGGTCGACCCGGCCCACCCGTTCCCCTACATCTCCGGGCTGTCGCTCAACCTCGCGGTCGTCGTACGCCACCCCGAGACCGGCACCGAGCACTTCGCGCGCGTCAAGGTGCCGCCGACCTTCGGGCGCTTCGTCGGGCTCGGCAACCAGCGCTTCGTGCCGATCGAGGACGTCATCGGCGAGCACCTCAAGAAGCTGTTCCCCGGCATGGACGTGCTCGGCTCGCACACCTTCCGGGTCACCCGCAACGAGGACCTCGAGGTCGAGGAGGACGACGCGGAGAACCTCCTCAAGGCGTTGGAGAAGGAGCTGCAGCGGCGCCGCTTCGGCCCGCCCGTGCGCCTCGAGGTCGAGGAGTCGATGGACCCCAAGGTCCTCGACCTGCTCGTCTCCGAGCTCGGGGTCGGCCGCGGCGAGGTGGTCTCGCTGCCCGGCCCGCTCGACCTCACCGGACTGCACTCCATCGCCGACCTGCCGCGCGACGACCTCAAGTACGCCGCGTTCCTGCCCACCACCCACCCGAGTCTGGCCGAGGTCGAGTCGTCCTCCCCCGTCGACGTGTTCGACGCGGTGTCGCGCCGCGACGTGCTGCTGCACCACCCCTACGACTCCTTCGCCACCTCGGTGCAGCGCTTCCTCGAGCAGGCGGCCGCCGACCCGCACGTGCTGGCGATCAAGCAGACGCTCTACCGCACGTCCGGTGACAGCCCGATCATCGAGGCGCTCATCGACGCCGCCGAGGCCGGCAAGCAGGTCCTGGTGGTCGTCGAGATCAAGGCCCGCTTCGACGAGCAGGCCAACATCCGCTGGGCGCGCAAGCTCGAGCAGGCCGGCTGCCACGTCGTCTACGGCCTCGTCGGCCTCAAGACGCACTGCAAGCTGTCGATGGTCGTCCGCGACGAGCCCGTGGGCATCCGGCGCTATGTCCACCTCGGCACGGGCAACTACAACCCCAAGACCGCCCGGCTCTACGAGGACCTCGGCCTGCTGACCGCCGACCCCGAGATCGGCGAGGACGTCGCGCTGCTGTTCAACAACCTGTCGGGCATCAGCCGCAACCGCACCTACGACCACCTGCTCGTCGCGCCCCACAGCGTGCGCGACGGCCTGATCGCGCAGATCCACCAGGAGATCGCCCACCACCAGGCCGGCCGCCCAGCCGGCATCCGGTTCAAGGCCAACTCGGTGGTCGACGAGGCGGTGATCGACGCGCTCTACCTCGCCTCGCAGGCGGGCGTACGCGTCGAGATGCTCATCCGCGGCATCTGCGCCCTGCGACCCGGCGTGCCCGGCCTGTCCGAGACCGTGCGGGTGCGCTCGATCCTGGGCCGTTTCCTCGAGCACAGCCGCATCTTCTGGTTCGACAACGGCGGCGAGCCGGCGGCCTGGATCGGCTCGGCCGACATGATGCACCGCAACCTCGATCGCCGCGTCGAGGTGCTCGTACGCCTCAGCGACCCGCACGTCGTCCAAGCCATCCGGAGCCTGCTCGACCTCGCCCTCGACCCCGACACGACCGCATGGGAGCTCGGGTCCGACGGCGAGTGGGTGCTGCACCGTGGCCGGCGCCACCTCCAGGACGAGCTCATCGCGCGCCAGCGCGCCCGGCGGCGCTGA
- a CDS encoding M81 family metallopeptidase, whose protein sequence is MTTDAVLPDLPRVAVCGISLEASTFSPALTTAAMLAPRRGREVLDAWPFWAAGGALADRAEWIGILQARSIAGGAIPADDYAQLKAEVLAGLVAAVGEAPLDGVVLDMHGAASVVGLDDMEGDLAVAVRAVVGPDCLISSGMDLHGNVSRTLAETVDLLTTYRTAPHVDWQETKERAARNLLDRLALPSGRRRPAKAWVPVPILLPGEMTSTRQEPATSLYARVPEIEALDGILDAGIWIGYPWADEPRNGAVVMVLGDDAALAMAEASALASELWERREEFGFVAPTGTLAEVLAAAIASAEAPYVISDSGDNPTAGGAGDVTWTLARLLESEGLLASGKRAIYASIPDATGALAAAEAGVGADVRLTVGARVDARPEPPVEVSGRVVAVVPSEDNLEVVVRTPAVDVVVTRRRRPYHLESDFTRLGLDPRGADIVVVKIGYLEPELFDLAADWMLALTPGGVDQDLVRLGHRRVRRPIFPLDDVSDVDPLAEAELFPGDTGSATQG, encoded by the coding sequence GTGACCACCGACGCGGTCCTCCCGGACCTCCCCCGCGTGGCCGTCTGCGGCATCAGCCTCGAGGCGTCCACCTTCTCCCCCGCTCTCACCACCGCTGCGATGCTCGCTCCCCGCCGCGGCCGCGAGGTGCTCGACGCCTGGCCGTTCTGGGCGGCCGGCGGCGCGCTCGCCGACCGGGCGGAGTGGATCGGCATCCTGCAGGCCCGCAGCATCGCGGGCGGCGCGATCCCGGCCGACGACTACGCCCAGCTCAAGGCCGAGGTCCTCGCCGGGCTCGTCGCCGCGGTGGGCGAGGCGCCGCTCGACGGCGTCGTCCTCGACATGCACGGCGCCGCGAGCGTCGTCGGCCTCGACGACATGGAGGGCGACCTCGCGGTGGCCGTGCGGGCCGTGGTGGGCCCCGACTGCCTCATCAGCAGCGGGATGGACCTGCACGGCAACGTCTCGCGCACCCTCGCCGAGACCGTCGACCTGCTGACGACCTACCGGACCGCACCCCACGTGGACTGGCAGGAGACCAAGGAGCGCGCCGCGCGCAACCTCCTCGACCGCCTCGCGCTGCCGTCGGGACGCCGCCGCCCGGCGAAGGCCTGGGTGCCCGTGCCCATCCTCCTGCCGGGCGAGATGACCAGCACCCGCCAGGAGCCCGCGACGAGCCTCTACGCGCGCGTGCCGGAGATCGAGGCGCTCGACGGGATCCTCGACGCCGGCATCTGGATCGGCTACCCGTGGGCCGACGAGCCGCGCAACGGCGCGGTCGTGATGGTGCTCGGCGACGACGCCGCCCTGGCGATGGCCGAGGCGAGCGCACTCGCGAGCGAGCTGTGGGAGCGACGCGAGGAGTTCGGCTTCGTCGCCCCGACCGGCACGCTGGCCGAGGTGCTGGCGGCCGCGATCGCCTCCGCCGAGGCGCCCTATGTCATCTCCGACTCGGGCGACAACCCGACCGCGGGCGGCGCCGGCGACGTCACGTGGACGCTCGCCCGGCTGCTCGAGAGCGAGGGGCTGCTCGCGAGCGGCAAGCGCGCGATCTACGCCTCCATCCCCGACGCGACCGGCGCGCTCGCGGCCGCGGAGGCCGGCGTCGGGGCCGACGTACGCCTCACCGTGGGAGCACGCGTCGACGCGCGGCCCGAGCCGCCGGTGGAGGTGTCGGGACGGGTGGTCGCCGTCGTGCCGTCCGAGGACAACCTCGAGGTCGTGGTGCGCACCCCCGCCGTGGACGTGGTCGTGACCCGCCGGCGCAGGCCCTACCACCTCGAGTCCGACTTCACCCGGCTCGGCCTGGACCCCCGGGGCGCCGACATCGTGGTGGTCAAGATCGGCTACCTCGAGCCGGAGCTGTTCGACCTGGCCGCCGACTGGATGCTCGCGCTCACCCCGGGAGGGGTCGACCAAGACCTCGTGCGGCTCGGCCACCGGCGGGTCCGGCGCCCGATCTTCCCCCTCGACGACGTCTCGGACGTCGACCCCCTCGCGGAGGCCGAGCTCTTCCCCGGCGACACCGGCTCAGCGACCCAGGGCTGA
- the pstA gene encoding phosphate ABC transporter permease PstA gives MSLTTDLDDGLDDLDKGPGKGLDKGPDGARPVDRLGPLTGGTLPRVAPLLVGVCSLALGALAVLLGLGPIGGLLVAWVAHTGWLYGWTRAVEGPRKATDTLLRTFMWTAFVVAMAPLVSLMWTVVARGAPVLTPQFLHDDMSGRALLGVGGGIYHAIMGTILVTGIAAVIAVPIGLLTAIYLVEYGKGNRLAKVITFLVDVMTGIPSIVAGLFAVALFIVVTGDPLPRLGIGGSVALALLMLPTVIRSVEEMLKLVPDDLREASYALGVPRWRTIVKVVLPTAVAGIVTGVTLAIARVAGETAPLLLILGTSRAANWNPFDGAVQTLPVYIFQSLGQTTHFKYGEIWTDRVWGAALFLILIVMSLNLLARVVGRAFAPKTGR, from the coding sequence ATGAGCCTGACGACCGATCTCGACGACGGCCTCGACGACCTCGACAAGGGTCCCGGCAAGGGCCTCGACAAGGGTCCCGACGGGGCGCGCCCGGTCGACCGGCTCGGCCCGCTGACCGGCGGCACGCTGCCCCGGGTCGCCCCGCTCCTCGTCGGCGTGTGCTCGCTCGCGCTGGGCGCGCTGGCGGTGCTGCTGGGCCTCGGCCCGATCGGCGGACTGCTGGTGGCGTGGGTGGCCCACACCGGCTGGCTCTACGGCTGGACGCGCGCCGTCGAGGGACCGCGCAAGGCCACCGACACGCTCCTGCGCACGTTCATGTGGACGGCGTTCGTGGTGGCCATGGCGCCGCTCGTCAGCCTGATGTGGACCGTGGTGGCGCGCGGTGCGCCCGTGCTGACGCCGCAGTTCCTCCACGACGACATGAGCGGCCGGGCGCTGCTCGGCGTCGGCGGGGGCATCTACCACGCGATCATGGGCACCATCCTGGTGACCGGCATCGCGGCGGTCATCGCCGTCCCGATCGGCCTGCTCACCGCGATCTACCTGGTGGAGTACGGCAAGGGCAACCGGCTGGCCAAGGTGATCACGTTCCTCGTCGACGTGATGACCGGCATCCCCTCGATCGTGGCTGGCCTCTTCGCGGTCGCGCTGTTCATCGTCGTCACCGGCGACCCGCTGCCCCGCCTGGGCATCGGCGGGTCGGTCGCGCTCGCGCTGCTCATGCTGCCGACGGTCATCCGCTCGGTCGAGGAGATGCTCAAGCTTGTGCCCGACGACCTGCGCGAGGCGTCGTACGCCCTCGGCGTGCCGCGGTGGCGGACGATCGTCAAGGTCGTGCTGCCGACGGCCGTCGCCGGCATCGTCACCGGCGTGACGCTGGCCATCGCCCGCGTCGCCGGCGAGACCGCGCCGCTGCTGCTGATCCTGGGCACCTCGCGGGCCGCCAACTGGAACCCCTTCGACGGGGCGGTGCAGACCCTGCCGGTCTACATCTTCCAGTCGCTCGGCCAGACGACGCACTTCAAGTACGGCGAGATCTGGACCGACCGCGTCTGGGGCGCCGCCCTGTTCCTCATCCTCATCGTCATGTCGCTCAACCTCCTCGCGAGGGTCGTCGGCAGGGCGTTCGCCCCCAAGACCGGCCGCTGA
- the pstB gene encoding phosphate ABC transporter ATP-binding protein PstB, translating into MAKSIDVSDLDIYYGDFLAVEGVTMHIKARSVTAFIGPSGCGKSTVLRSLNRMHEVIPGARVEGKVTVDGQSLYDTAVDPVAVRRQIGMVFQRPNPFPTMSIYENVLAGNRLNSKKMRKAEADDIVERSLKGANLWNEVKDRLDKPGMGLSGGQQQRLCIARAIAVEPQVLLMDEPCSALDPISTAAIEDLIHQLKADYTIVIVTHNMQQAARVSDETGFFNLKAAGKPGHLVEFNATPTMFANPDNEATEAYISGRFG; encoded by the coding sequence ATGGCCAAGAGCATCGACGTCTCCGACCTCGACATCTACTACGGCGACTTCCTCGCCGTCGAGGGCGTCACCATGCACATCAAGGCGCGCTCGGTGACCGCCTTCATCGGCCCGTCCGGCTGCGGCAAGTCCACCGTGCTGCGCTCGCTCAACCGGATGCACGAGGTCATCCCCGGCGCGCGGGTGGAGGGCAAGGTGACCGTCGACGGGCAGTCGCTCTACGACACCGCGGTCGACCCGGTCGCCGTACGCCGCCAGATCGGGATGGTCTTCCAGCGGCCCAACCCGTTCCCGACGATGTCGATCTACGAGAACGTGCTGGCCGGCAACCGGCTCAACTCCAAGAAGATGAGGAAGGCCGAGGCCGACGACATCGTCGAGCGCTCGCTCAAGGGCGCCAACCTCTGGAACGAGGTCAAGGACCGCCTCGACAAGCCCGGCATGGGCCTCTCCGGCGGCCAGCAGCAGCGCCTGTGCATCGCCCGCGCGATCGCCGTCGAGCCGCAGGTGCTGCTGATGGACGAGCCGTGCTCGGCCCTCGACCCGATCTCGACCGCCGCCATCGAGGACCTGATCCACCAGCTCAAGGCGGACTACACGATCGTGATCGTCACCCACAACATGCAGCAGGCGGCCCGCGTCTCCGACGAGACCGGCTTCTTCAACCTCAAGGCGGCCGGGAAGCCCGGTCACCTCGTGGAGTTCAACGCCACCCCCACGATGTTCGCCAACCCGGACAACGAGGCGACCGAGGCCTACATCTCCGGCCGCTTCGGCTGA
- a CDS encoding DUF47 family protein — protein MRLKFRPVDSSFYDLFSEAANHLVLGSQLLSEMLSVGNSKAEIAQRMREAEHAADETTHSIIRRVNSTFVTPFDREDIYSLASALDDVMDMMDEAVDLVLLYEVTSLPPETTQQVEVLQRCAELTAAAMPQLESMGSLDEYWIEINRLENTGDKSYRRILANLFSGEYEALEVLKLKDIVESLEGAIDAFEKVANIVEQIAVKES, from the coding sequence GTGCGTCTGAAGTTCCGCCCTGTCGACAGTTCGTTCTACGACCTCTTCAGCGAAGCCGCCAACCACCTCGTCCTCGGATCCCAGCTCCTCAGCGAGATGCTGTCGGTCGGCAACTCGAAGGCAGAGATCGCCCAGCGCATGCGCGAGGCCGAGCACGCAGCCGACGAGACGACCCACTCGATCATCCGGCGGGTCAACAGCACGTTCGTCACCCCGTTCGACCGCGAGGACATCTACTCCCTCGCCTCGGCGCTCGACGACGTGATGGACATGATGGACGAGGCTGTCGACCTGGTCCTGCTCTACGAGGTCACCTCCCTGCCGCCGGAGACCACCCAGCAGGTCGAGGTGCTGCAGCGCTGCGCCGAGCTCACGGCCGCCGCGATGCCGCAGCTGGAGTCGATGGGCTCGCTCGACGAGTACTGGATCGAGATCAACCGTCTCGAGAACACCGGTGACAAGTCCTACCGCCGGATCCTGGCCAACCTGTTCAGCGGCGAGTACGAGGCCCTCGAGGTGCTCAAGCTGAAGGACATCGTGGAGTCCCTCGAGGGGGCGATCGACGCGTTCGAGAAGGTCGCCAACATCGTGGAGCAGATCGCCGTCAAGGAGTCCTGA
- the pstC gene encoding phosphate ABC transporter permease subunit PstC, translated as MTTAIQEPVPDSGQRARTTRVGDAVFSRTALGAALLVVGMLAGVAVFLVLQGLPALEASGEQAYGKPSIWSYVGPLLFGTVFSAALAMVIVTPLAIGLALVISHYAPRRLAKPVGYLVDLLAAVPSVVFGLWGIAVLAPRLVPIYDWLNDWLGWIPLFDGPVSSSGRTLLTASIVLALMALPIVTAILREIFAQTPTMHEEAALALGATRWEMIRLAVLPYARSGIVAALLLGLGRALGETMAVAMVLSATGAIISFDVISSTNPNTIAASIANNYANAAGLKINVLIFAGLALFVLTFAVNFLGRWVATRGQVKG; from the coding sequence GTGACCACCGCGATCCAGGAGCCCGTCCCCGACTCGGGACAACGCGCCCGGACCACCCGCGTGGGGGACGCGGTCTTCAGCCGCACCGCGCTCGGAGCGGCCCTGCTCGTCGTCGGCATGCTCGCCGGCGTCGCCGTCTTCCTGGTGCTCCAGGGCCTGCCGGCGCTCGAGGCGTCCGGCGAGCAGGCCTACGGCAAGCCGAGCATCTGGTCGTACGTCGGCCCGCTGCTGTTCGGCACCGTCTTCTCGGCCGCGCTGGCCATGGTGATCGTGACGCCGCTGGCCATCGGGCTCGCGCTGGTGATCTCGCACTACGCGCCCCGGCGGCTGGCCAAGCCGGTCGGCTACCTCGTCGACCTGCTGGCGGCCGTCCCGTCGGTGGTCTTCGGCCTGTGGGGCATCGCGGTGCTGGCGCCGCGCCTGGTGCCGATCTACGACTGGCTCAACGACTGGCTCGGCTGGATCCCGCTCTTCGACGGACCGGTGTCGAGCTCGGGGCGGACCCTGCTCACCGCCTCCATCGTGCTGGCACTGATGGCGCTGCCGATCGTCACCGCCATCCTGCGTGAGATCTTCGCGCAGACGCCGACGATGCACGAGGAGGCCGCCCTCGCCCTCGGCGCGACCCGCTGGGAGATGATCCGACTGGCGGTGCTGCCCTACGCCCGGTCGGGGATCGTCGCCGCGCTGCTCCTCGGCCTGGGCCGCGCCCTCGGCGAGACGATGGCCGTGGCGATGGTGCTCTCGGCCACCGGCGCCATCATCAGCTTCGACGTCATCTCCTCGACCAACCCCAACACCATCGCGGCGAGCATCGCCAACAACTACGCGAACGCCGCCGGCCTCAAGATCAACGTGCTGATCTTCGCCGGCCTGGCCCTCTTCGTCCTGACGTTCGCCGTCAACTTCCTCGGCCGCTGGGTCGCGACGCGCGGGCAGGTGAAGGGATGA
- a CDS encoding inorganic phosphate transporter, which produces MEIGIIIAVVVVALVFDYTNGFHDAANAIATSVSTGALKPRVALAMAAVMNFVGAFLGQKVAHTVSDTIDPGPGSHGLVIVMCGLLGAITWNLITWYYGLPSSSSHALIGGLVGAAVAAGASANWTIVLEKVVIPMFLSPLVAFSLGFALMIGIMWAFRNANPGRANRGFKVAQTVSAAAMALGHGLQDAQKTMGVIFLALLTGGYVAESDGLPLWVIFAAAGAISLGTWSGGWRIMRTLGRRIIHLDPPRGFAAESVAASVLYTTSYVFEAPISTTHTITSAVMGVGATKRLSAVRWGVAKSILTAWVLTFPAAALAAAICYWVAHLFLP; this is translated from the coding sequence ATGGAGATCGGGATCATCATCGCGGTCGTCGTCGTCGCCCTGGTTTTCGACTACACCAACGGCTTCCACGACGCGGCCAACGCGATCGCGACGTCCGTGTCGACGGGCGCCCTCAAGCCGCGGGTGGCCCTCGCCATGGCGGCGGTCATGAACTTCGTCGGAGCCTTCCTGGGCCAGAAGGTCGCCCACACGGTGTCCGACACGATCGATCCGGGGCCGGGAAGCCACGGCCTGGTGATCGTGATGTGCGGCCTGCTCGGCGCGATCACCTGGAACCTGATCACCTGGTACTACGGCCTGCCGTCGTCGTCCTCGCACGCGCTCATCGGCGGCCTCGTCGGCGCCGCCGTCGCGGCCGGCGCGAGCGCCAACTGGACCATCGTGCTGGAGAAGGTCGTCATCCCGATGTTCCTCTCCCCGCTCGTCGCGTTCAGCCTCGGCTTCGCGCTGATGATCGGCATCATGTGGGCCTTCCGCAACGCCAACCCCGGGCGCGCCAACCGCGGCTTCAAGGTCGCCCAGACCGTCTCGGCCGCCGCCATGGCGCTCGGCCACGGACTGCAGGACGCCCAGAAGACGATGGGCGTCATCTTCCTGGCGCTGCTCACCGGCGGCTACGTCGCCGAGTCCGACGGCCTCCCGCTGTGGGTGATCTTCGCCGCGGCCGGCGCGATCTCGCTCGGCACCTGGTCCGGCGGCTGGCGCATCATGCGCACCCTCGGGCGCCGCATCATCCACCTCGACCCGCCGCGCGGCTTCGCCGCCGAGTCGGTCGCCGCGTCGGTGCTCTACACGACGTCCTACGTCTTCGAGGCCCCGATCTCGACCACCCACACGATCACCTCCGCGGTCATGGGCGTCGGCGCCACCAAGCGCCTCTCCGCCGTCCGCTGGGGCGTGGCGAAGTCGATCCTCACCGCCTGGGTGCTGACCTTCCCGGCCGCCGCCCTCGCCGCCGCGATCTGCTACTGGGTGGCTCACCTCTTCCTCCCCTGA
- a CDS encoding phosphate ABC transporter substrate-binding protein PstS, which yields MNRTSLRTLLAPSVAVLTLSLSLTACGGGNSADEAAAATGGPGDGDFADLSGELAIGGASSQESAQNAWMVGFSEVAPGVTVSYDPVGSGGGRENFISGGFPTAGTDSYLDDEEGELSAATERCGSEPITIPNYVSPIAVVYHLEGVDELNLSPETLARIFAGDITRWDDEAIVADNPDADLPSEDITPVHRSDESGTTGNFTHYLSTVAGDAWPHGEVEQWPNEAGGESGKGTSGVVQVVTDAPHTIGYADASQAGGLGQAHIGVGDEFVAPSAEAAAKIFEVSPRLDEDSAVNMAYELDYTTEEAGVYPIVLTSYMVACESYDDEATASNVRAYLTYILSDEGQEMGQSEAGSAPLTATVISEAQAIVDTISAG from the coding sequence GTGAACCGCACCTCCCTCCGCACGCTGCTCGCCCCGAGCGTCGCCGTGCTCACCCTCTCCCTGTCCCTGACCGCCTGCGGAGGCGGCAACTCCGCCGACGAGGCGGCCGCCGCCACCGGCGGGCCGGGGGACGGAGACTTCGCCGACCTCTCCGGTGAGCTCGCCATCGGCGGCGCCTCCTCGCAGGAGTCCGCGCAGAACGCCTGGATGGTCGGCTTCAGCGAGGTCGCGCCCGGCGTGACCGTGTCGTACGACCCCGTCGGCTCCGGCGGCGGCCGGGAGAACTTCATCTCCGGCGGCTTCCCGACCGCCGGCACCGACTCCTACCTCGACGACGAGGAGGGCGAGCTCAGCGCCGCGACCGAGAGGTGCGGCTCGGAGCCCATCACCATCCCCAACTACGTCTCGCCGATCGCGGTGGTCTACCACCTCGAGGGCGTCGACGAGCTCAACCTCTCGCCGGAGACGCTGGCCCGCATCTTCGCCGGCGACATCACCCGCTGGGACGACGAGGCCATCGTCGCGGACAACCCGGACGCCGACCTGCCGAGCGAGGACATCACCCCCGTCCACCGCTCCGACGAGTCGGGCACCACCGGCAACTTCACCCACTACCTGTCGACCGTGGCCGGCGACGCCTGGCCGCACGGCGAGGTCGAGCAGTGGCCCAACGAGGCCGGCGGCGAGAGCGGCAAGGGCACCTCGGGCGTCGTGCAGGTCGTCACCGACGCCCCCCACACCATCGGCTACGCCGACGCCAGCCAGGCCGGCGGCCTGGGCCAGGCCCACATCGGCGTCGGCGACGAGTTCGTCGCACCGAGCGCCGAGGCGGCCGCCAAGATCTTCGAGGTGTCGCCCCGGCTCGACGAGGACTCCGCGGTCAACATGGCCTACGAGCTCGACTACACGACCGAGGAGGCCGGGGTCTACCCGATCGTCCTGACGTCCTACATGGTCGCGTGCGAGTCCTACGACGACGAGGCGACCGCGTCCAACGTCAGGGCCTACCTCACCTACATCCTCAGCGACGAGGGCCAGGAGATGGGCCAGAGCGAGGCCGGCTCGGCGCCCCTCACCGCCACGGTGATCTCCGAGGCGCAGGCCATCGTCGACACCATCTCGGCAGGCTGA
- a CDS encoding NUDIX hydrolase — translation MESRDVRAAGAVVTRKGGEVLLVHRPKYDDWSFPKGKLDPGEHAVTAAVREVAEETGLDVCLGPALPRQRYRMSTGRWKSVDYWTARAVGSDDVAGYRANDEIDAVEWVDRQAARDRLTYPYDRDTLDEAHPLRRRTRPLVVLRHGKARARGGWTKDDRLRPLVQLGESQAQRLVPLLAAFGVTAVHSSSSTRCVQTVAPYADVAGCPVVLHDELSEEDATVEAVVDLVDALLDDDVDGGGAVLCTHRPVLPTVLDALEVPDVTLEPGAMLIAHHREGRVVASQLVQP, via the coding sequence ATGGAGTCCCGCGACGTGCGCGCTGCCGGAGCCGTGGTGACCCGCAAGGGTGGCGAGGTGCTGCTGGTGCACCGTCCCAAGTACGACGACTGGTCCTTCCCCAAGGGCAAGCTCGACCCCGGCGAGCACGCCGTCACCGCGGCCGTGCGCGAGGTCGCCGAGGAGACCGGCCTCGACGTGTGCCTCGGGCCCGCGCTGCCCCGGCAGCGCTACCGGATGTCCACTGGTCGATGGAAGTCCGTGGACTACTGGACCGCGCGGGCGGTGGGGAGCGACGACGTCGCCGGCTACCGCGCCAACGACGAGATCGACGCCGTGGAGTGGGTGGACCGGCAGGCCGCCCGCGACCGGCTGACCTACCCCTACGACCGCGACACCCTCGACGAGGCGCACCCGCTGCGGCGCCGCACCCGCCCGCTGGTCGTGCTGCGCCACGGCAAGGCCCGCGCGCGCGGCGGGTGGACGAAGGACGACCGGCTCCGCCCACTCGTCCAGCTCGGCGAGTCCCAGGCGCAGCGGCTCGTGCCCCTGCTCGCCGCCTTCGGCGTGACGGCCGTCCACTCCTCCTCCAGCACCCGCTGCGTGCAGACGGTGGCGCCGTACGCCGACGTGGCGGGCTGCCCCGTCGTGCTCCACGACGAGCTGAGCGAGGAGGACGCCACGGTCGAGGCCGTCGTGGACCTCGTCGACGCCCTCCTCGATGACGACGTCGACGGAGGGGGCGCGGTGCTCTGCACCCACCGGCCGGTGCTGCCGACCGTGCTCGACGCGCTCGAGGTGCCCGACGTCACCCTCGAGCCCGGTGCGATGCTCATCGCCCACCACCGCGAGGGCCGGGTCGTGGCGTCGCAGCTCGTGCAGCCCTGA